A DNA window from Christiangramia salexigens contains the following coding sequences:
- a CDS encoding KdsC family phosphatase, with product MEKSYKEHLNQIKTFIFDVDGVLTDGSIQISSDGQLLRTMNIKDGYALKTAKNAGYTICIISGGKNEGVRKRLRGLGINDIYLGIEDKVEQLDEFFDIYGIKPEEVLYMGDDIPDYYPMKLVGLPCCPQDAAPEVKEISLYVSHRKGGEGCVRDVIEQVMKVQGKWIDKTS from the coding sequence ATGGAAAAAAGTTATAAAGAGCACCTTAACCAGATCAAAACCTTCATATTCGATGTAGACGGCGTTCTAACCGACGGGTCTATTCAGATATCATCAGATGGACAACTTCTAAGAACGATGAACATCAAAGATGGCTATGCGCTAAAAACAGCTAAAAATGCAGGATATACGATCTGCATTATTAGTGGTGGAAAAAATGAAGGGGTTAGAAAACGACTAAGGGGTCTTGGCATCAATGATATATATCTTGGAATTGAAGACAAGGTAGAGCAGCTGGATGAATTCTTTGATATTTACGGGATAAAACCAGAAGAGGTGCTATATATGGGAGATGATATCCCTGATTACTACCCGATGAAGCTGGTAGGCTTGCCTTGTTGTCCACAGGATGCCGCTCCCGAAGTGAAAGAAATTTCACTGTATGTTTCCCACAGAAAAGGCGGAGAAGGCTGCGTTAGAGACGTTATTGAGCAAGTGATGAAAGTCCAGGGTAAATGGATAGATAAAACCTC
- a CDS encoding Rossmann-like and DUF2520 domain-containing protein, whose translation MIKVVIIGGGNLATHLYQTLSLADHIEVIQIYNRNLKHLKFVQDPELAISDSAKIKDADLYLLAIKDEAIAEFAENLSGKDGIIAHCSGSQNLNQLSKMKNYGVFYPLQSFSKDKPVNFKKIPICIEANNTANLKRLKEIAHQISDQVFEVDSEQRKALHLSAVFVNNFTNHLFTIASDYCEENELPFNILLPLIRETVAKIDTLPPYSAQTGPALRNDQKTISAHLEMLNPDRKKIYTILTESIQKVHGKKL comes from the coding sequence ATGATTAAAGTGGTGATTATTGGGGGCGGCAACCTCGCAACGCATTTATACCAGACGCTTTCGCTGGCAGATCATATTGAAGTGATCCAGATCTATAACCGAAATTTAAAACACTTAAAATTCGTTCAGGATCCTGAACTTGCTATATCGGATTCGGCTAAAATTAAAGATGCAGATCTTTATCTATTGGCGATAAAAGATGAAGCAATTGCCGAGTTTGCCGAAAACCTTTCAGGTAAGGATGGTATTATCGCACATTGTTCCGGTAGCCAAAACCTAAACCAGCTTTCTAAAATGAAGAACTACGGGGTATTCTATCCTCTTCAAAGTTTTTCAAAAGACAAACCGGTAAATTTTAAAAAGATCCCAATCTGTATTGAAGCCAATAACACTGCAAACCTTAAACGATTGAAGGAGATAGCACATCAAATTAGCGATCAGGTTTTTGAGGTTGATTCAGAACAGAGAAAGGCACTGCATTTATCGGCAGTTTTTGTAAATAATTTTACGAATCACCTGTTTACCATAGCATCAGATTACTGCGAGGAAAATGAATTACCCTTTAATATTCTTTTGCCATTAATCAGGGAGACCGTTGCCAAGATCGATACCCTGCCACCCTACTCGGCACAAACCGGGCCGGCGTTAAGGAATGACCAAAAGACCATTTCAGCCCATTTGGAAATGCTGAATCCCGACCGAAAGAAAATCTATACAATCTTAACCGAATCTATTCAAAAAGTACATGGAAAAAAGTTATAA
- the ccsA gene encoding cytochrome c biogenesis protein CcsA has translation MQKKIASILFSTRIMAVLFIIFAIAMAMGTFIESWYSIETARILIYNSWWFEGIMLFLLINFIGNIKRYQLHKKEKWSTLLLHLSFILIIVGAFVTRYISYEGIMPIREGETTNVFLTQETYLNFFIDGEIDGQPRRRVLQEDVLFGPEVENDYVLNTDFNGQPVKFEVTNFIHGAEETLVPTEDGENYLKIVEAGDGNRHEHFLKEGEISNIHNTLFTLNKPTDGAINFTVTEDGEYLVDSPFEGTFMRMADQKQGELVKDSTQTLMLRSLYNVGTMQFVIPEPVIKGEYDVVPTNPKTKEDLDAVSLRVSSKGESKTITLLGGQGTVAEPEKIDLAGLEIFLNYGSIEKELPFALKLNDFIAEKYPGTADRETPGYASFKSKVEIVEEGKETRPYEIYMNHVLDHKGYRFFQSSFHPDEKGTILSVNHDFWGTWLTYIGYFLLYFGLMWILFDKNSRFGNLKVMLEKIKAKKKKLATLLILVSASFGVNAQEEEHDHTETGTFQIDSIIRQNAVNEEHAAKFGRLIIQDAGGRMKPANTYSSELLRKLSKSDEYAGLSSDQVLVSITENPVFWYNAPLIYVQKKNDSLHKILGVEEGKKYLPLTDFFDERGSYKLSPYLESAYQAAVPNKFQKDFIETDKKVNLLYQALQGKVLKIFPIPEDENNKWVSYPEVGEVNLKGMDSVYTKQILPLYMSALKTARETGDYSKADQYLESIKSYQKKFGSEVMPSEEKVNAEILYNKYDVFRSLFWMYMLAGLVMLFFVIVQIFNDNKIIRGLIKTSAVAVLILFIVHTAGLAARWYISGHAPWSDAYESMIYVAWATMFFGLAFGRKSNLTIASTAFVASMILMIAHWNWMDPAIANLQPVLDSYWLMIHVSVIVGSYGPFTLGMILGVVALILMILTTEKNRKKMDINIREITVITEMALTVGLVMLTIGNFLGGQWANESWGRYWGWDPKETWALISIFVYAFVIHMRLVPGLRSRWFFNLMAIVAFASIMMTYFGVNFYLSGLHSYASGDKVITPSFVYYSIGVVAVLGGLSYWKFQKHFAKK, from the coding sequence ATGCAGAAAAAAATTGCCTCAATCCTTTTTTCTACCCGAATAATGGCTGTTCTATTTATCATTTTTGCTATAGCCATGGCAATGGGTACATTCATAGAAAGCTGGTACAGTATTGAAACCGCCCGAATCCTTATTTATAACTCCTGGTGGTTTGAAGGAATTATGCTATTCCTTTTAATAAATTTTATTGGAAATATAAAACGTTATCAATTACATAAGAAAGAGAAATGGAGTACGCTACTTTTACACCTTTCATTTATTCTAATTATCGTTGGAGCCTTTGTAACTCGTTACATTAGCTATGAGGGTATCATGCCAATTAGAGAAGGTGAGACCACCAACGTATTCCTGACTCAGGAGACTTACCTGAATTTCTTTATTGACGGAGAAATTGACGGACAGCCTCGCAGAAGGGTTTTGCAGGAGGATGTACTTTTTGGCCCTGAAGTTGAAAACGATTATGTGCTGAATACTGACTTTAACGGTCAGCCTGTAAAATTTGAAGTCACCAATTTTATCCATGGCGCTGAAGAAACTTTGGTTCCAACCGAGGATGGAGAAAATTATTTAAAGATCGTAGAAGCCGGAGATGGTAACCGTCATGAACATTTTCTTAAGGAAGGAGAAATTAGCAATATTCATAATACACTGTTTACCCTTAATAAACCTACCGATGGAGCCATTAATTTTACAGTGACCGAAGATGGTGAATACCTTGTAGACTCTCCTTTTGAAGGTACCTTCATGAGAATGGCCGATCAAAAGCAAGGTGAGCTGGTAAAAGATTCCACTCAAACCTTAATGCTTAGGTCACTTTATAATGTTGGGACCATGCAGTTTGTGATCCCGGAACCTGTTATTAAAGGAGAATACGATGTGGTACCTACGAATCCTAAGACCAAGGAAGATCTCGATGCTGTTAGTTTGAGAGTTTCTTCTAAGGGTGAATCTAAAACTATAACATTATTGGGCGGACAGGGAACAGTGGCCGAACCTGAAAAGATAGATCTTGCCGGACTTGAAATATTTCTAAACTATGGTTCTATTGAAAAAGAACTGCCATTCGCATTAAAACTTAATGATTTTATAGCAGAAAAATACCCCGGTACAGCAGACCGTGAAACACCCGGCTATGCTTCTTTTAAAAGTAAAGTAGAGATCGTTGAAGAGGGCAAAGAGACAAGACCTTATGAGATTTATATGAACCATGTTTTAGATCATAAAGGATACAGGTTCTTTCAATCCAGTTTTCACCCGGATGAAAAAGGAACTATACTTTCTGTAAATCATGATTTTTGGGGTACCTGGTTAACTTATATTGGTTACTTCCTGTTGTATTTTGGATTGATGTGGATCTTATTTGACAAGAATTCCAGATTCGGAAACCTTAAAGTAATGCTTGAAAAAATAAAAGCCAAAAAGAAAAAACTGGCAACCTTACTTATCTTAGTTTCCGCTTCTTTTGGCGTTAATGCTCAGGAAGAAGAGCATGATCATACAGAAACCGGAACTTTTCAGATAGATAGCATTATCAGACAAAATGCTGTAAATGAAGAGCATGCCGCTAAATTTGGTAGACTTATCATACAGGATGCGGGCGGAAGAATGAAGCCAGCCAATACCTATTCCTCAGAACTGCTAAGAAAACTTAGCAAAAGTGATGAATATGCCGGATTAAGCTCAGATCAGGTTTTGGTATCTATCACAGAAAATCCTGTATTCTGGTATAACGCTCCACTGATCTATGTTCAGAAAAAGAATGATAGTCTGCATAAGATCCTGGGTGTGGAAGAAGGTAAAAAATATTTACCGCTCACCGATTTCTTTGATGAGCGAGGTAGCTACAAATTATCTCCATATCTGGAGTCTGCATATCAGGCTGCCGTGCCTAATAAGTTTCAGAAAGACTTTATAGAAACCGATAAAAAGGTAAACCTTCTTTATCAGGCACTTCAGGGAAAAGTATTAAAGATATTCCCAATCCCGGAAGATGAAAACAATAAATGGGTGTCTTACCCTGAAGTTGGAGAAGTGAATCTCAAAGGGATGGATTCTGTTTATACCAAACAAATTTTGCCACTTTATATGAGTGCGTTAAAAACCGCACGTGAAACCGGTGACTATTCTAAGGCTGATCAATATCTTGAGAGTATTAAAAGCTATCAGAAAAAATTTGGTAGTGAGGTGATGCCTTCAGAAGAAAAAGTAAATGCCGAGATCCTTTATAATAAGTATGATGTCTTCAGAAGTTTATTCTGGATGTATATGCTGGCAGGTCTGGTGATGTTGTTTTTTGTGATCGTACAGATTTTTAACGATAATAAGATTATCAGAGGTCTTATTAAAACCAGTGCTGTAGCTGTATTGATATTGTTCATCGTGCATACGGCAGGACTTGCAGCTCGTTGGTATATTTCTGGTCATGCTCCCTGGAGTGATGCCTATGAATCCATGATCTATGTAGCCTGGGCAACCATGTTCTTTGGACTGGCTTTCGGAAGAAAATCCAACCTTACAATTGCTTCCACCGCATTTGTAGCTTCAATGATTTTGATGATCGCGCATTGGAACTGGATGGATCCTGCAATTGCAAATCTTCAACCAGTACTTGACTCGTATTGGTTAATGATACATGTGTCTGTTATCGTTGGAAGTTATGGACCCTTCACCCTCGGGATGATCCTTGGTGTCGTGGCGCTTATCCTTATGATACTTACCACAGAAAAGAACCGTAAGAAGATGGATATTAATATCCGTGAGATCACGGTTATTACCGAGATGGCCTTAACTGTTGGATTGGTTATGCTTACAATAGGGAACTTCCTTGGTGGGCAATGGGCTAATGAGAGCTGGGGAAGATACTGGGGCTGGGACCCAAAAGAAACCTGGGCGCTTATCAGTATTTTTGTTTACGCCTTTGTGATACACATGAGACTTGTACCCGGCTTAAGAAGCCGCTGGTTCTTTAACCTAATGGCAATTGTGGCTTTTGCAAGCATAATGATGACTTATTTTGGGGTGAATTTTTACCTGAGTGGTCTGCATTCTTATGCAAGCGGTGATAAAGTGATCACGCCGAGTTTTGTTTATTATTCTATTGGAGTAGTAGCAGTATTGGGTGGACTTTCTTACTGGAAGTTTCAGAAGCATTTCGCCAAGAAATAA
- the fumC gene encoding class II fumarate hydratase, with product MDYRIEKDTMGEVKVPSDKLWGAQTERSRNNFKIGPAATMPLDIIYGFAYLKKAAAYTNCELGVLPVDKRDLIAKACDEILEGKHDDQFPLVIWQTGSGTQSNMNVNEVIANRAHQLAGKKIGEGEKTLQPNDDVNKSQSSNDTFPTGMHIAAYKKVTKTTLPGLKKLRDTLKKKSEEFKNTVKIGRTHFMDATPLTLGQEFSGYVAQLDYGIRALESTLPHLAELALGGTAVGTGLNTPKGYSKRVAEFIAKFTDMPFTSAGNKFEALAAHDAFVETHGALKQIAVSLNKIGNDIRMLASGPRSGIGEINIPANEPGSSIMPGKVNPTQCEALTMVCAQVIGNDTTMSVGGMQGQFELNVFKPVMANALLQSAQLIGDACLSFEEHCARGIEANEKRIKEHLNNSLMLVTALNTKIGYYKAAEIANTAHKNGTTLKEEAINLGYLTEEQFEEWVDPKDMVGNN from the coding sequence ATGGATTATAGAATTGAGAAAGATACTATGGGGGAAGTTAAAGTTCCTTCAGATAAATTATGGGGAGCACAAACAGAGCGCTCCAGAAACAATTTTAAGATAGGTCCAGCAGCCACAATGCCTTTGGACATTATATATGGCTTTGCTTATCTTAAAAAGGCTGCGGCTTATACTAACTGCGAACTCGGTGTTCTTCCGGTTGACAAAAGAGACCTTATCGCAAAAGCATGTGACGAGATCCTTGAAGGGAAGCATGATGATCAGTTTCCTTTAGTGATCTGGCAAACCGGGAGTGGGACTCAGAGTAATATGAACGTAAATGAAGTTATTGCGAACAGAGCTCACCAATTAGCAGGAAAAAAAATAGGTGAAGGTGAAAAAACCCTGCAGCCTAATGATGATGTGAATAAATCACAATCCTCTAATGATACTTTCCCAACGGGAATGCATATTGCCGCTTATAAAAAGGTGACTAAAACTACTCTTCCAGGTCTAAAAAAGCTTAGAGACACTTTAAAGAAGAAATCTGAAGAATTCAAAAACACGGTAAAAATTGGTCGTACGCATTTTATGGATGCCACTCCCTTAACGCTGGGTCAGGAATTTAGCGGATATGTTGCCCAATTGGATTACGGGATCAGAGCCCTTGAAAGTACATTACCTCACTTAGCTGAACTTGCTCTTGGAGGAACGGCTGTAGGTACCGGACTAAATACACCAAAAGGTTATTCTAAAAGAGTTGCTGAATTTATCGCGAAATTCACCGATATGCCGTTCACATCGGCAGGTAATAAATTCGAAGCTCTGGCTGCACATGATGCTTTTGTAGAAACTCACGGAGCCTTAAAGCAGATCGCTGTTTCTCTTAATAAAATTGGAAATGATATCAGGATGCTTGCATCAGGACCAAGAAGTGGAATTGGAGAGATCAATATTCCTGCTAACGAGCCAGGATCTTCTATTATGCCTGGAAAGGTAAATCCTACCCAATGTGAAGCCCTTACCATGGTATGCGCTCAGGTTATTGGTAATGATACCACAATGAGTGTTGGTGGAATGCAGGGACAATTTGAACTGAATGTTTTCAAACCTGTAATGGCAAACGCTTTATTACAGAGTGCTCAATTAATTGGAGATGCCTGTTTATCTTTTGAAGAGCACTGTGCCAGAGGAATTGAGGCTAACGAAAAAAGAATTAAGGAGCATCTGAATAATTCATTAATGCTGGTTACTGCCTTAAACACCAAAATAGGTTATTATAAAGCTGCTGAAATAGCAAATACTGCCCATAAGAATGGTACTACTCTTAAAGAGGAAGCCATAAACTTAGGCTACCTTACCGAAGAACAATTTGAAGAATGGGTAGACCCGAAAGATATGGTTGGGAACAATTAA
- a CDS encoding TonB-dependent receptor domain-containing protein yields the protein MSLKTNLAFSLFLGLFTVFNFNSAAQRGADYTISGKVIDNELEVPLEYATISIINVNNPKDLNGGVTDRNGEFSVKVKPGTYNILIEFISYETKEFQNRKITGDMNLGTVPLGLGSENLDEVVVRAETTQVDVRLDKKIYNIGKDLTTAGGTVSDALNNVPSVSVDIEGGISLRGNENVRILINGKPSAMAGFGGTDVLGQLPAEAIERVEVITSPSARYDAEGTAGIINIILRKKETLGFNGSLTLNGGYPENAGISANLNYRTENYNLFTTTGYRYSESPGSGFFDTRYFNARNDAFLNGIEYDRNVENRDYDRINRGFNTNFGMEYYLSDMSSITGAVFYRLGDDKDVTTNINDYYFQNSSILGTRRIETENEEDESLQFSLNYVKKFDNSGHKLTADFQFENDNEIQDSFINEPVVYNNTDETGITIPREKTLTTEDQKEYLIQADYVLPIGEESQFEAGYRGNFENEVTDYTLLQEDANGVLQVNKNQTNIFDYSENVQALYSQYGTKFGDFSFLLGLRLENTNLKGKIDSELTEAELQEEFSFEIDTDFDNNYLGLFPTLNVIYELGEEENITLGYNRRINRPRGWYINPFPSRSSRNNIFQGNPNLNPAFSNAFDLGYLKRWEKFTLTSSIYYQRETDAFERVSEEVMITGPDGAEVEVIRSIPFNLATNDRSGAELGFLYNPADWLRLNGSVNFFQFKLNGEFNGVDYSQENSSWFGRFSSKVSLPGKIDWQTNAFYRGASDEIQGRRDGILSIDLAFSKEIFNENATISLNMRDILNGRRRSQFTSTEFFEQNSEFQWRQGQSVNLSFIYRFNQKKQRQDRRNNADFDDEGGEF from the coding sequence ATGAGCCTTAAAACCAATCTGGCATTCAGTCTTTTCTTAGGACTTTTTACGGTCTTCAATTTTAATAGTGCGGCCCAGCGAGGCGCAGACTATACAATCTCAGGTAAAGTTATAGACAACGAGCTTGAGGTACCGCTGGAATATGCCACTATATCCATTATTAATGTAAACAATCCAAAAGACCTTAATGGTGGTGTTACAGATAGGAATGGTGAGTTTTCTGTAAAAGTAAAACCCGGAACTTATAATATCCTGATCGAATTCATTTCTTACGAAACCAAAGAATTTCAAAACAGGAAAATAACCGGCGACATGAATCTAGGCACAGTTCCTCTAGGTTTAGGTTCCGAAAATCTTGACGAAGTTGTCGTGCGGGCAGAAACTACACAGGTGGATGTTAGGCTTGATAAGAAAATATATAATATTGGTAAAGATCTAACTACTGCGGGAGGAACGGTGAGTGATGCATTAAATAATGTGCCTTCGGTGTCTGTAGATATAGAAGGGGGAATTAGCCTTCGAGGGAATGAAAACGTTAGAATTTTAATTAACGGAAAACCATCCGCAATGGCTGGATTTGGCGGAACTGATGTTCTTGGTCAGCTTCCTGCCGAAGCTATTGAACGTGTTGAGGTGATCACTTCTCCATCTGCACGTTATGATGCCGAAGGTACCGCCGGAATAATCAATATTATTCTTAGAAAAAAAGAAACCCTTGGTTTTAACGGATCTCTGACGTTGAACGGAGGTTACCCTGAAAACGCAGGAATTTCTGCCAATCTTAATTATCGTACTGAAAATTACAACCTGTTCACGACTACAGGTTACCGTTATTCAGAATCTCCGGGGAGCGGATTTTTTGATACCAGATATTTTAATGCTCGAAACGATGCCTTCTTAAATGGCATCGAATATGATCGCAACGTGGAAAACCGCGATTATGATCGTATAAATCGAGGCTTCAATACCAATTTTGGAATGGAGTACTATTTAAGCGACATGTCTTCTATTACCGGTGCTGTATTCTACAGATTGGGCGATGATAAGGATGTTACTACCAATATTAATGATTATTACTTCCAAAACTCTTCCATCCTAGGTACCCGAAGAATCGAAACCGAAAATGAGGAAGATGAAAGCTTACAATTCTCACTTAACTATGTCAAGAAGTTTGACAATAGTGGTCATAAATTAACTGCCGATTTTCAATTTGAAAATGATAACGAGATTCAGGATTCTTTCATTAACGAACCGGTAGTCTATAATAATACTGATGAAACTGGAATTACAATTCCAAGAGAAAAAACCTTAACTACCGAAGATCAAAAGGAATATTTGATACAGGCAGATTATGTTTTACCAATTGGTGAAGAATCACAATTCGAGGCTGGATATCGCGGAAATTTTGAAAATGAGGTCACAGATTATACCCTATTGCAGGAAGATGCAAACGGGGTACTTCAGGTAAATAAAAACCAAACCAATATTTTCGATTATTCGGAAAACGTTCAGGCATTATATTCCCAATATGGGACCAAATTCGGCGATTTCAGTTTTCTTTTAGGACTTCGCCTTGAAAACACCAATTTAAAAGGTAAGATCGATTCAGAACTTACCGAAGCCGAGCTACAGGAAGAATTTAGTTTTGAAATAGATACAGATTTTGACAATAATTATCTTGGTCTCTTCCCTACTCTGAATGTGATCTATGAGCTGGGAGAAGAAGAAAATATTACTTTAGGCTACAATAGAAGAATTAACAGACCAAGAGGCTGGTATATCAACCCATTTCCTTCAAGAAGCAGTAGAAATAATATCTTTCAGGGTAACCCAAACTTAAACCCTGCGTTTTCCAATGCTTTTGATCTTGGTTATCTGAAAAGATGGGAAAAATTCACTCTTACTTCGTCTATCTACTACCAAAGGGAGACCGATGCTTTTGAACGTGTAAGCGAAGAAGTGATGATCACAGGTCCAGATGGGGCTGAAGTTGAGGTGATAAGAAGCATTCCATTTAACCTGGCCACCAACGATCGTAGTGGAGCCGAGTTGGGTTTTCTTTACAACCCAGCAGATTGGTTAAGACTTAACGGAAGTGTTAACTTCTTTCAATTCAAACTGAATGGTGAATTTAACGGAGTAGATTACTCTCAGGAAAATAGCAGCTGGTTTGGACGTTTTAGTTCAAAAGTTAGTCTTCCAGGTAAAATTGACTGGCAGACCAATGCGTTCTATCGTGGAGCTTCTGACGAAATACAGGGAAGAAGAGATGGGATACTTTCCATCGATCTAGCCTTTAGTAAAGAAATTTTCAACGAAAACGCCACGATCTCATTGAATATGCGAGATATATTGAACGGCAGAAGAAGAAGTCAGTTCACTTCTACTGAATTCTTTGAGCAGAACAGTGAATTCCAATGGAGACAGGGACAGTCTGTGAATTTATCGTTTATATACAGGTTTAACCAGAAGAAACAGCGTCAGGACAGAAGAAATAATGCTGACTTTGATGATGAAGGAGGAGAATTCTAG